In Dermacentor variabilis isolate Ectoservices chromosome 1, ASM5094787v1, whole genome shotgun sequence, the genomic stretch GCTATACTTTCCTTATAGGGCACAGTAATAAATAACCTCAATTACGTTTTGTTAGCAGGACATAGCAAATAGTAAATGTCATTTCACAAACTGAGGATATTCGTAACGGCCCTTGGATATGGCGCACAAAAGACCCAATTATCTTTACCTGTATATCATTCGGTGCCCGGTGCCCTTCGATACGTCCTCCACCTGGTGACCAGCTCCTTGCACGGTGCACGGTCCTTGCATGGAGATGTACTCAGACAGGTTGTCCTTGACGTCCATCTCAACGAACCGGTCGCACTCGGCCCTCGGAACCAGTCTCCGCCGATGTGCGGCGCTGCTGCTGCAAGCCTCTTCCGCAGCCATGTTCACAGTCTTGACCGCAGGGTCGCAGCTCCTCGGGAGGACGTCCTCCATGGCCAAGTAGCCGAACGTGTAGGACGCGTCGGCCTTGGCTTTCTCTGGAAGTAGGTCGTGCAATATGGACGAAGGCATCTTCTGGGGTGACGGCGCTTCTGAGAAGGCGGATGCACCGCCGTGGAGGAGACGATAAGTTCGGATGCCGCTGGGTACATCGATTCCCATGGCTGACGCTAAGCCAGGCCCGTTCTTCGGAGAGATGCTCGGATGTGCGCGCGCCACGGCCCCCGGCGCGTTCGAAAGTGCGAGCAGGCTTTTCCTGTGCCACACGAGCCTCTCGCGCCAGCGCACGAGGGCACGACCTCggtgtcgttcttctttttcctttactCCATCTTGAGGTTTGTGTTTCGACTGGTCTCCAATATCTCATCGGTCCTCACTCTAAAACATTTCGACGATGGCAATGACTCTGGAAAATAAAATATCCCaggcagagagagatagagacaaTAAACACTTTTATTTACCGTGTAGTCCATTGTATTACGACTCCGATTCGGACCAAATGTGGGATAATGGGATTTCCAGGCAGATAAAACAGTTAGCAGGAATTCAGAATAATCTCACCTTgctaaattttgttttcttaattATCTGTCTATACAtttttgtattctttctttttaattctatTTTTCACAGCATGAAATTTTTTGACGTGTCAACTTCCAATTCgcctttatcctttttttttctctttaccctTAACTTTTCTTTATTCAATTCACATAAGCTCTGAATTAGTGGACAATCGCCCACTGCACGAATGCGTGACGTACCtccgtaaaaaaaagaagaaaaaagaaaacaagaaccagGCGTGAATTGTCAACAAACTGCTAACATCAATGTGATTACGGTAATTGGGACATAAGGATAATTATTTCCTTTGGACTTGCTGTAGAAAATTAAGGATTATCACCATCTACTCGTTGTTTTTGCATTCGTAAATGCGGTGTCCTGGGTTGCGTTAGCCAAGTTTTAagaaatatcaatcaatcaatcaatttatctAACTATAAAATCTTACCAAGGTATTCAGGCACGGAGAAAACTGGCATACAGTGGCAGCAAGTTGATAAGCGTACAGAGAGCACTTTGGTTAACAAATAACCTCCTGCATTAGAGTAAATTTACATGTAACATATACACAACTAGGCACATCTTATAAACACATCTAATTATACAAGTATGAAATTCGCTCTTCGCGACATATCAATAAGGAAAATAAAGGGTCTATGTGTTGCAGAAGTACTGTGAGGACATATGAGGAATACAAATTACTAGGAACAGAAATGTCGATAAAGCTTATACTCAGTTACTGGCAATATTTGCTTAATGCCGCGCTGCTGGGAGGTACATTCCAAATTTATGTCACTCGTATAACAAGACTCGAATTCTAAACGTATTACTCGTTTTAACGTAATCAGTACGACATTCGTTGAGTTTCTTTTGTTCTAGATTACGTGTGGTAGACCGGTGGAATTGATCTTTAATTGAGCCTTTAAGTGGTTTAAAATACGCACAATTATTTGACCTTAGAGTGTCCGATCATTGGTCCTCTACCAGCTGCAATTATTCTGGGATAAATATCCGACTAAAGAGAGAAGATAATTTAAACAAGTTTTTACCTTTTGAATTCTGTGCCTGGCTTCACACCGGAAACCTTGTGGGGTCTTAGGGTCTCACAGGAGTGCTGACccccgcgggttcgagcttagcgagccacagggccgcgtcagtcGTCGCCTcgagcgccgctgcgcgcgagctcaggccgcaaGGGCTACCgggcgacgcacgcaagaacacagtattgccctgagtTAACTGATACAGTTTATTGTATCTGGCGCAACCAGACACAGCACAAACGCCCGGTCTCAaggcggcggggaaccaaaggggtcccgcaccaagggcggaaAATGCAGTCAGGGACGCcgatagcacgtcgctgcgagagcacaggctgaaGCTGGGACACggcgctaggaaaagtcccggcggctatgctacttgcttttgcgataaccaatgggccaattCGCGAGAACTCAGGCAATCTCCTTCGAattgggcctccgatgagtgcggcttggtgtggtacgacctcgcgcgagcgcTAGGCACCCGTTATTCGGCTTAGCGTCCGGACAGGAtgaacacgaggtacgcgctccccgcacgggcaaaggcaccgtgcgtgagctcagacctagtcacaaaggtgtcggcggacgagaggaagcatgtacgtacccggTACAGTCCCGAGGGAGAACAGGCACGCTAACCCCACGAGAGTAGCCGCAAGGGGCCGTTTCGTGACGTCGAAGCTCCACCCCAtgctccgccctcaccgcgaaccatcgctagtggagcgccaccgctgacaactggttcggagcgagTGAAGAAGTGAGGCGTAGGGATTGCAGAACAGGCGAAATGCGCCTGCGCAATGGTGCGttgaattccccaaatccccacgaCCTAAAACAACACATTCAGTCGCTTTCATAGAGCTATGTCCTGcgtcaataactttttttttttacaagaaagtgttaTATGCCGGGGTGCACCATCAGCTTCCTCTAAGGCATGTGACGTCGGCGCATCGAATCGCGGGCACAATTCGACGGCGACCTCTTTGCAGGGCCATTGGACGCCAGAGCGTGGGGGCCAAGACCTCCGATGTGGTCTCGAACTGTTTCAAAGCAGACGACCCAACTGTCGCCTCTCATTTCCAGACGTTATACAGCAATGGCGAGATGAGTGTCTCTGTCTGTAGGAGGCGTTTAGAGGCAGTGACCTAAAGTTGAAATTTCGAGCTGAAGTGTGCACTGAAAGACCAGTTTTTTGTATAATCATATTGGGCCATATAATCTTAGTTAAAATATAAACTGACAACACTGCGATCGCCATGTCATGGCTGGTTTACCTATAGCCGCCGCCTTCATGAAACATCGTCATGCACCAAATGGTGGGGACATTGTCACAAGCTTTAGTGTTTCCCTTCGCTTCATTCCCTATAATGCTCTGTAATCCACGCCAACACCTTGCAAATGCGTAGAGCCGCACCTTGTGCCATGATTTTTCAAACGTAGCCCACAAGCGGACTTTATGGTTTAGGCCGATGACGGCATCCTTCGACATACGAGGGACGTtacgaaagtaagtttcgtcattaatTTTCAGACGTAAACTTTTTTGGCGAAAGAAAATACACCATGGAATCATGGACTGTGCAACTTGCATTATTTTTGCATATAGTTGACAtcgacattgagacatttgtcatagcgtgcaatcagtttgaagaaaacaCTCTGGCAAAGCTTGGTGCCCTGCGATGGAAGGCCTGGGACCTGACCTCTTCACCATACACGATCTGTAGGCGTTCATGGATGACGTACACACTGGTCCAACGTGTCCATTCATACCAGCTAACAATACGCATTCCCATTGGCAACCACGTTGTCAGCAAACGTCTGTCTGCCATCATGATGTGTACTCGAACAGATACAGTTTCATAGAATAATAacgagagggaactctggcgctagtgtcttcgggagctgcaatgggagcggttgagcctgcataggaattatgggaagaacatggatttgcctaagcttcggCTTCGTGAATTTGCAAACTCGTCGTTTTCAACAAAGTGCTgggtaataaataattaagtaaacattattaaaatgaTCCGGCGGCAGAATTCGAACACTggacctctagcacagactcCCGATATTGAAAGCATTAcaccacggacgcatgtatcgtcAAACAAGATATAAATCCCGTATGAATTTATTGCGGggaagccagtgccttgagacgcttggcacgtttcaatttggccaccttgacaagcttaaCCGTTGCAATTAGCAGCGGTTTTGCTTGTTGGCGGCGACTTTTGCACTTAGAAAAGTTTAAATTGCTGTGAAATTtacaatgaaggcatacaaagcgCAAAAACGAATCAACAAGAACGtcgaatccacaagcacgaagatcagacaaatccatgtactttccgtcattcccatggtggctcattGATTGCAGCGCTAGAGTTCCCTCTgatatattgtaggaaactctatgctcgaaCAACCTAGGGCACGCCGGtttgctgctactctctcttttTCAGCGCTCTGcacatgcgtcattcctcctccgctggcactccttccgtcgttgaaccagcgACGGGCGTGGATCAATTCTTATGatgattgtttgtttcacctggtgtaccatcttctccttcaaaaaaaaaatgactaaaCCTACTTTCAGAACATCCTTAGGAAATGCAGAAAGTAACAGAATACTAACACTTCGGGTCCACGTAACGCCGAATTCAGTCTGGACAATACATATAGTTCGTAAAGCTAACAAAAGACTAGGCTACATCAGACGAATGCTTAAATACACTACGCCAGAAACGAAGCTAGCATGTTACGAATTGCTAAGAGCGACAGCTGAATGCCCCTGCGAGGCCTGGCACGTACACACACAGACGTTTATCGCACAACTGGAACAGGCTCAACGGCGAGCGTTTTATGTCCTCTTCTTACAGTAGAAAATTCTCAGTATGTTCACTTTATCAGCTACCAAACTTATCCTTTCCTGATTCAAGAATAAATAACAACAGGGTTACACTCTTTCACAGTAAAGTGGGCGACCATGTGTTAATTGAAAAAAATTCGGTACATGCGCGAGACAACACTGTATGTTACACGAAACAAACATAATACACATGTGGAGCAAAAATGGTTCACAAACTGGTTTCAGTAATCGTTTTCCTTAAAAGAAGCACGAAGCTGTAACAGCTAGGCTACCAGTAAACGTTGtgaatattggcggcgaggagttacggagtcgccatctatcggaagcgcctcgctgacgtagtatgagggatcacgtggcgcgctcctcataggttttgctgtcagcgctcactaaaaacaccatgcgcgagctctcccggatatttctgtaagtactttcgaaacgagataagtttttttactgtctaaataataatcttgggcaaactgaaagcacagtatcgtttacagacgctatgcCTCTTtatcgaatacgtacagtgaacgccactgcgcccggtcgccgcgatggagtctcccgagccggcttcttgcgtgagaggtaggtaaacgctgagagcaaactatgtgaagtaTGTTCTTATACTGTttttataactaaatggagcgtattAGAATGAAGcgtcaatgcagcgatcgcacagattcgcagcgaccgactgcgcgtctgcatgcttgtccgcgtactgtttcgctttcaccgcgtgcgcgttttcgcgccgtgccattagctttaggccgcagaatatgagcatttgacagtatacaagcaaccattgttgcgtgggcgctatcagagctattcaaaaataatttcagtgtagaggcttcgacgcctacgggactttgatgtgccgtcgcgacgattcaatgttttctttttctaaattcttggacgtttcaatattatttctctagttgcgccgcactgtatgtttatcggtgttctcagcgtgcgatttcccgctgcttcttttttggcaatccagtgcattaatccatgacacaaatatgaccatatgccatgctttttttaatgtgcttcttaacactccctttccactccagtgaacttgccagtatctatagtatcgacaagttcatagaccaaaccgtcattacattagtcgggcagcagactcgggcgagcgtctcagtgcgcgttttccgaacatcgcagacccggcgccgtagcagaaatcttcctcgcgcctgtgctgctgcatactcgagttgtagccgatgactgccggttttatgtttcgcgagcaaAGCTGCACGCAGCTTctcgtcctgcggctacgtgtgaataagggtgacaccgggctccgctgcgtaagtccggcactgcggcaccgagcagtagcctaccatgttgcgcgccttcaaagacagccactacctattgaaatgctttcaagcgttgtgAAGGAGACACTccaagcgggaaaatctcgccactaaataggaccgcagcgtacgatggaatttaaactctcattttcagctcgcttcggcgctcccgaagcagccgacgcggccgctatgtccacgtgatccctaatagcacgtcaagccgacggtggcgccagctttccagtggtggagctcgaggccaatagaaaAACCATGAGGAGCTGTCTTCCATCATACTCGATTGTTTTAGTACTGCATTCTATTATATTCGAGCACTGCATTATGGCGTTGTACTGTACTGGTATTGCACCAAGTGTATTACTTGATATTGTTTGATTTGCGTATTACCGCTCCTATTTTGTACCTAGCTGGATTTG encodes the following:
- the LOC142570671 gene encoding uncharacterized protein LOC142570671; translation: MGIDVPSGIRTYRLLHGGASAFSEAPSPQKMPSSILHDLLPEKAKADASYTFGYLAMEDVLPRSCDPAVKTVNMAAEEACSSSAAHRRRLVPRAECDRFVEMDVKDNLSEYISMQGPCTVQGAGHQVEDVSKGTGHRMIYRFEVLGCRPHMHLRDTLPLRLTTLSYCKAECNSDMAGMATPSSSCLWRLRTRLPRPRVAGRTAV